The proteins below are encoded in one region of Amycolatopsis magusensis:
- a CDS encoding CHAP domain-containing protein: MDTRQLAKQLAPDLFSHRNKLAGKAEDAVRAQFSLHQTAGALDEHRDAHAKAAENVLSHWKGEGERGFERQSDRLDRRLKVTGSAGRQAERVVSEVSAALSGGHTAAQRLIDEYLTKATRLLDAGFAVSGAGSPAALQKAVAGVADLVPHYTKESVTNLRRVHREMEEAAKKLRALEKEIEHDGIHDLGHERATKPADAEHQGNGKARTIISAARKELGTRENPPGSNRNPYGPTAAWCSSFATAMWRKAGVKIPILPFTGDVYRWGQEHGKSYGRNQLDKAKPGDVLLFGTGPGSPSTSTHIGIVEKVDGNTVTLIEGNSGDQVRRNTHKLSPATFYGGVHP, translated from the coding sequence GTGGACACCCGGCAACTGGCGAAGCAACTCGCCCCCGACCTCTTCTCCCACCGCAACAAGCTCGCCGGCAAGGCCGAGGACGCGGTCCGCGCGCAGTTCTCCCTGCACCAGACCGCCGGCGCGCTCGACGAGCACCGCGACGCGCACGCCAAGGCCGCCGAGAACGTGCTCAGCCACTGGAAGGGCGAAGGCGAGCGCGGGTTCGAGAGGCAGTCCGACCGGCTCGACCGCCGGCTCAAGGTCACCGGTTCCGCCGGCAGGCAGGCCGAGCGGGTGGTTTCCGAGGTGAGCGCCGCGTTGTCCGGCGGGCACACCGCGGCGCAGCGGCTGATCGACGAGTACCTGACCAAGGCCACCCGGCTGCTCGATGCCGGATTCGCCGTCAGCGGCGCCGGATCACCGGCTGCGCTGCAGAAGGCGGTCGCCGGGGTCGCCGATCTCGTTCCCCACTACACCAAGGAATCCGTCACCAACCTCCGCCGCGTCCATCGCGAAATGGAGGAGGCGGCCAAGAAGCTGCGCGCGCTCGAAAAGGAGATCGAGCACGACGGCATCCACGACCTCGGCCACGAGCGCGCCACCAAGCCCGCCGACGCCGAGCACCAGGGCAACGGCAAGGCACGCACCATCATCTCCGCCGCCCGCAAGGAACTCGGCACCCGCGAGAACCCGCCGGGCAGCAACCGCAACCCGTACGGCCCGACCGCGGCCTGGTGTTCCTCCTTCGCGACCGCGATGTGGCGCAAGGCGGGCGTGAAGATCCCGATCCTGCCCTTCACCGGCGACGTCTACCGCTGGGGCCAGGAGCACGGCAAGTCGTACGGCCGCAACCAGCTGGACAAGGCCAAACCCGGTGATGTGCTGCTGTTCGGCACCGGGCCGGGCAGCCCGTCGACCAGCACGCACATCGGCATCGTGGAGAAGGTCGACGGCAACACCGTCACGCTGATCGAGGGCAACTCCGGCGACCAGGTCCGCCGCAACACGCACAAGCTGAGTCCGGCCACCTTCTACGGCGGGGTGCACCCGTGA
- a CDS encoding helix-turn-helix transcriptional regulator yields the protein MRQELAGGLLIVRASGADAVKAALTGAQSAPERIQLLLGCPVPQAAAFSFGDCSLQTQPGGVVLLTVPEARLTIGFAELRPLMFQPVEVAPALRSVFAGAVAQLLAAGHALDPHGLAHHLLGLAELVLRSALRSELDRSDAAEARRREAVAYMRAHLADPTLSAERIADALFISRRRLYQLFDDGQGVSERIRVMRIEKAKALLADPAKAARGIAEISRDCGFTNATHFSRSFRKLVGETPREFRERAR from the coding sequence ATGCGCCAAGAACTAGCGGGCGGACTGCTCATCGTGCGGGCTTCGGGCGCCGACGCGGTGAAAGCCGCGCTCACCGGCGCCCAGTCCGCACCGGAGCGGATCCAGTTGCTGCTGGGCTGCCCGGTGCCGCAGGCCGCCGCGTTCAGCTTCGGTGACTGCTCGCTCCAGACCCAGCCCGGCGGCGTGGTGCTGCTGACCGTGCCCGAAGCGCGGCTGACCATCGGGTTCGCCGAACTGCGGCCGCTGATGTTCCAGCCGGTCGAGGTGGCACCGGCGCTGCGTTCGGTGTTCGCGGGCGCGGTCGCGCAACTGCTGGCCGCGGGGCACGCGCTGGACCCGCACGGCCTGGCCCACCACCTGCTCGGCCTGGCCGAACTGGTGCTGCGCAGCGCGTTGCGCAGTGAACTGGACCGGTCCGACGCGGCCGAGGCGCGCCGCCGCGAGGCGGTCGCCTACATGCGGGCGCACCTGGCCGATCCGACGCTGAGTGCGGAACGGATCGCCGACGCCCTGTTCATTTCCCGCCGCCGGCTCTACCAGCTCTTCGACGACGGCCAGGGCGTATCCGAACGCATCCGCGTGATGCGCATCGAAAAGGCGAAAGCCCTGCTCGCCGATCCGGCGAAGGCGGCACGGGGAATCGCGGAAATCTCCCGTGACTGCGGTTTCACCAACGCGACGCACTTTTCCCGGTCGTTCCGGAAACTGGTCGGGGAAACCCCGCGTGAATTCAGGGAACGCGCGCGGTGA
- a CDS encoding ESX secretion-associated protein EspG, translating to MARRTSTTSGVVLSHLEFDLLWEDLADGEPPYPLEVPSHGATLPERDALGSEVFAGLEEAGLVRGEDLDAGLERMFEVLDRPLASVDALIFGAQSLRMLAAGDGEQAVLAVLDEREVALEPLAMSHLTTAIANVIGELPAGPGEPVRVPRTAFSAAMDAYARTGYDGFERALADAGVTGRAVRAFATITGSGRTAAGQVAANGRGGRSPILSWYDTEAGRYAVTVETVNGERLATLTPADGTWMARRLAGLLDAVHR from the coding sequence ATGGCGCGGCGCACGTCGACCACCAGTGGCGTGGTGCTGTCCCACCTGGAGTTCGACCTGCTGTGGGAGGACCTCGCCGACGGCGAACCGCCCTATCCGCTGGAAGTCCCCTCGCACGGCGCGACCCTGCCCGAGCGCGACGCGCTGGGCAGCGAGGTCTTCGCCGGGCTGGAGGAGGCCGGGCTGGTGCGCGGCGAGGACCTCGACGCCGGCTTGGAGCGCATGTTCGAGGTGCTCGACCGGCCGCTGGCTTCGGTCGACGCGCTGATCTTCGGCGCGCAGTCGCTGCGCATGCTGGCCGCCGGGGACGGTGAGCAGGCGGTGCTGGCCGTGCTCGACGAACGCGAGGTGGCGCTGGAGCCGCTGGCGATGAGCCACCTGACCACGGCGATCGCGAACGTCATCGGCGAACTCCCGGCGGGTCCGGGGGAGCCGGTCCGCGTGCCGCGCACCGCGTTCTCCGCCGCCATGGACGCCTACGCCCGCACCGGTTACGACGGCTTCGAGCGCGCGCTGGCCGACGCGGGCGTCACCGGCCGCGCGGTCCGGGCGTTCGCCACCATCACCGGGTCCGGGCGCACCGCCGCCGGGCAGGTCGCCGCGAACGGCCGTGGCGGCCGCTCGCCCATCCTGAGCTGGTACGACACCGAAGCCGGGCGGTACGCGGTCACCGTGGAGACGGTCAACGGCGAGCGACTGGCCACGCTGACCCCGGCCGACGGCACCTGGATGGCCCGGCGGCTGGCCGGACTGCTGGACGCCGTTCACCGCTGA
- a CDS encoding WXG100 family type VII secretion target encodes MEYNEHRKKRYRSEGREPTARQRARDRKVRRQRQRNWRQDDVFAPVNWQVYEHRQLWDMIKSAEPGALGEVAHDWGRVAKNVDQATEDIRRTVQKLMYSWRGPSAAKAAESVSALTTWAARVSGQAHQVGGGLDAYTSAIVEAQHKMPEPVHYHAERWFRQGYDVKALDGPQGLYMMDQLLDDHLPTKKEATEAKAEAVRVMQQYESASKGVHSGLPQPFDAAPAVVVSDAKPTPPAVAAPGESPSPGAPAPAVPAVPEDGPLDTSTHAAGLVPSGGSTAVPGPTVGGPAVGVVPGAGAAGGVAAGMPGPGVGGGVAGIPGGPRGGGVAGAGPGLAGGGARGGGGGLGSAFYPPQGQGAGREEDKEHRVRWADGLDLMDDLPPAYPSVLGE; translated from the coding sequence ATGGAGTACAACGAGCACCGCAAGAAGCGCTACCGCTCCGAGGGCCGCGAACCCACGGCCCGCCAGCGCGCGCGGGACCGCAAGGTGCGCCGGCAGCGGCAGCGGAACTGGCGCCAGGACGACGTTTTCGCGCCGGTCAACTGGCAGGTCTACGAGCACCGCCAGCTCTGGGACATGATCAAGTCGGCCGAGCCGGGTGCGCTGGGCGAGGTGGCGCACGACTGGGGCCGGGTGGCGAAGAACGTCGACCAGGCCACCGAGGACATCCGCCGCACGGTGCAGAAGCTGATGTACTCCTGGCGCGGGCCGTCGGCGGCGAAGGCGGCCGAGTCGGTGTCGGCGCTGACCACCTGGGCCGCGCGGGTGAGCGGGCAGGCGCACCAGGTCGGCGGCGGGCTGGACGCCTACACCTCGGCCATCGTCGAGGCGCAGCACAAGATGCCCGAGCCGGTGCACTACCACGCCGAGCGCTGGTTCCGGCAGGGTTACGACGTCAAGGCGCTGGACGGGCCGCAGGGCCTGTACATGATGGACCAGCTGCTCGACGACCACCTGCCGACCAAGAAGGAAGCCACCGAGGCCAAGGCCGAGGCGGTGCGGGTGATGCAGCAGTACGAGTCGGCCAGCAAGGGTGTCCACAGTGGACTCCCGCAGCCGTTCGACGCCGCGCCCGCCGTGGTCGTCTCGGACGCGAAGCCGACCCCGCCCGCGGTCGCCGCGCCGGGGGAAAGCCCGTCCCCCGGTGCTCCGGCCCCTGCCGTGCCCGCGGTCCCGGAAGACGGTCCGCTGGACACCAGCACGCATGCCGCGGGCCTGGTGCCCAGTGGTGGCAGCACCGCGGTGCCCGGCCCGACCGTCGGCGGCCCGGCCGTCGGCGTGGTGCCGGGAGCGGGTGCCGCCGGTGGTGTCGCCGCGGGCATGCCCGGTCCTGGCGTGGGTGGTGGTGTCGCGGGGATCCCAGGGGGACCGCGCGGCGGCGGGGTCGCGGGTGCTGGTCCCGGTCTGGCCGGTGGTGGTGCCCGCGGTGGCGGTGGCGGCCTGGGGTCCGCGTTCTACCCGCCACAGGGCCAGGGCGCCGGGCGCGAGGAGGACAAGGAGCACCGCGTGCGCTGGGCCGACGGCCTGGACCTGATGGACGACCTGCCGCCCGCCTACCCGTCCGTGCTCGGCGAATGA
- a CDS encoding YbaB/EbfC family DNA-binding protein, with product MITGTARDADAGITVEVAPGGSLQDLTFDQRSLRLSGERLAEAVLRLVETATARADQRVRHEFGLGEAELTALGIGGDTELAENTTPDTWRV from the coding sequence GTGATCACCGGGACCGCGCGCGACGCGGACGCCGGGATCACCGTCGAGGTCGCACCCGGCGGCAGCCTGCAGGACCTCACCTTCGACCAGCGCTCGCTGCGGCTGTCCGGCGAACGGCTGGCCGAAGCCGTGCTGCGGCTGGTCGAAACCGCCACCGCACGCGCCGACCAGCGCGTGCGCCACGAGTTCGGGCTGGGCGAGGCGGAGCTGACCGCGCTCGGCATCGGCGGGGACACCGAACTCGCCGAGAACACCACCCCGGACACGTGGAGGGTCTGA
- a CDS encoding type VII secretion target produces MTGHGVDPAELTATANRLDAAADEVRAAAAALGTGAGGELGPAGITAAVDELIGTWAGRISSVHTELSRAGADVRRARDAYTEGEDQAARELPDAD; encoded by the coding sequence ATGACCGGGCACGGGGTCGATCCGGCCGAGCTGACCGCGACCGCCAACCGGCTGGACGCCGCCGCCGACGAGGTGCGGGCGGCGGCCGCCGCCCTCGGCACCGGCGCGGGCGGCGAGCTGGGCCCGGCGGGCATCACCGCCGCGGTCGACGAGCTGATCGGCACCTGGGCGGGCAGAATCAGCTCCGTGCACACCGAGCTCAGCCGGGCCGGGGCGGACGTCCGCCGCGCCCGTGACGCCTACACCGAGGGCGAAGACCAGGCCGCGCGGGAACTCCCCGATGCGGACTGA